One window of Bactrocera tryoni isolate S06 chromosome 2, CSIRO_BtryS06_freeze2, whole genome shotgun sequence genomic DNA carries:
- the LOC120767871 gene encoding putative nuclease HARBI1 isoform X1 codes for MVSYQRTYTISRSLLIQIKIRSLVYVFLRIKFVYILLVMEKLVLLKEVFDLLFNDSEEEESDNDIRVIKTPFKKCRNYVGSAVANLPGHSSEHVPSSNHEDSVAVNGQVKTNKNYVEHIVPKMPDKSFKEHFRVEPEVFEIICKDIYPFLYKKYGPGRNALKLDKQVLMTLCYLGNNEALRSISDKFNVCTSTSWRIVSNVCNAILKLNEDTHIIKWPNRKEAENTSKHYCDIYNLQELNFLLGVIGCIGSCLIKTRAPLTSKNSYKNKDRTHSIPLQAASNEKMEFIYYYVGECGSLDIASLMEKSELEYQINSGTYKITKDQHLLGDSAYQPRTWLITPYQENEGVELTDGQTFFNTMHSECLGDINRSFVLLKERFQRLHYIDSLTSSTIKKFIAVCCILHNICLKNSDISEEGIEYQVDEYENVSHRNKYETEAVTCKRDLLMNLLYE; via the exons ATGGTCTCATATCAGAGAACGTATACAATTTCACGTTCTCTGCtcatacaaatcaaaatacgttctctggtatatgtttttctcagaataaaatttgtttatattttgctaGTTATGGAGAAGCTCGTTTTGTTAAAAGAAGTATTTGATTTACTTTTTAATGatagtgaagaagaagaaagtgatAATGatattagagtgattaaaacaccttttaaaaaatgtagaaacTATGTTGGTTCTGCAGTTGCTAATTTACCTGGTCACAGTTCCGAACATGTTCCTAGCAGCAATCATGAGGATTCTGTAGCGGTCAATGGCCaagtgaaaacaaataaaaattatgtagaGCATATAGTACCAAAAATGCCCGATAAAAGCTTTAAAGAGCACTTTCGTGTAGAACCTGAAGTATTTGAAATAATCTGCAAGGATATTTATCCattcttgtataaaaaatatgggCCGGGACGAAATGCCCTTAAACTAGATAAGCAGGTATTAATGACTCTGTGTTATTTAGGGAATAACGAAGCATTACG ATCAATATCAGACAAATTTAATGTTTGTACATCAACGTCATGGCGAATTGTTTCCAACGTGTGCAATGCCATACTTAAATTGAATGAAGATACACATATAATTAAGTGGCCAAATCGAAAAGAAGCTGAAAATACTTCCAAACATTACTGTgatatttacaatttacaag agttaaattttcttttaggcGTTATAGGATGTATAGGCAGTTGTCTTATTAAAACCAGAGCCCCACTTACTTCTAagaattcatataaaaataaagatcgAACTCACTCTATTCCGCTACAAGCAgcctcaaatgaaaaaatggaatttatatATTACTATGTGGGCGAGTGTGGTTCTTTGGATATTGCTTCATTAATGGAAAAATCTGAATTGGAGTACCAAATAAACTCAG GTACGTATAAAATAACTAAGGATCAGCATTTATTAGGTGATAGCGCTTATCAGCCAAGGACTTGGTTAATAACTCCGTATCAAGAAAATGAAGGTGTCGAATTGACCGATGGGCAAACATTTTTCAACACAATGCACTCCGAATGCCTCGGAGACATTAATCGTTCTTTCGTTCTACTCAAAGAACGATTTCAACGGCTTCACTACATAGATAGCCTAACGTCttctacaataaaaaaattcattgccGTTTGTTGCATTTTGCATAATATCTGTCTGAAAAACAGCGATATTTCAGAAGAAGGCATAGAATATCAAGTTGATGAGTATGAAAATGTATCGCACAGAAACAAGTATGAAACGGAAGCAGTAACTTGTAAAAGAGACTTACTAatgaatttattatatgaataa
- the LOC120767871 gene encoding putative nuclease HARBI1 isoform X2 — MVSYQRTYTISRSLLIQIKIRSLVYVFLRIKFVYILLVMEKLVLLKEVFDLLFNDSEEEESDNDIRVIKTPFKKCRNYVGSAVANLPGHSSEHVPSSNHEDSVAVNGQVKTNKNYVEHIVPKMPDKSFKEHFRVEPEVFEIICKDIYPFLYKKYGPGRNALKLDKQVLMTLCYLGNNEALRSISDKFNVCTSTSWRIVSNVCNAILKLNEDTHIIKWPNRKEAENTSKHYCDIYNLQGVIGCIGSCLIKTRAPLTSKNSYKNKDRTHSIPLQAASNEKMEFIYYYVGECGSLDIASLMEKSELEYQINSGTYKITKDQHLLGDSAYQPRTWLITPYQENEGVELTDGQTFFNTMHSECLGDINRSFVLLKERFQRLHYIDSLTSSTIKKFIAVCCILHNICLKNSDISEEGIEYQVDEYENVSHRNKYETEAVTCKRDLLMNLLYE; from the exons ATGGTCTCATATCAGAGAACGTATACAATTTCACGTTCTCTGCtcatacaaatcaaaatacgttctctggtatatgtttttctcagaataaaatttgtttatattttgctaGTTATGGAGAAGCTCGTTTTGTTAAAAGAAGTATTTGATTTACTTTTTAATGatagtgaagaagaagaaagtgatAATGatattagagtgattaaaacaccttttaaaaaatgtagaaacTATGTTGGTTCTGCAGTTGCTAATTTACCTGGTCACAGTTCCGAACATGTTCCTAGCAGCAATCATGAGGATTCTGTAGCGGTCAATGGCCaagtgaaaacaaataaaaattatgtagaGCATATAGTACCAAAAATGCCCGATAAAAGCTTTAAAGAGCACTTTCGTGTAGAACCTGAAGTATTTGAAATAATCTGCAAGGATATTTATCCattcttgtataaaaaatatgggCCGGGACGAAATGCCCTTAAACTAGATAAGCAGGTATTAATGACTCTGTGTTATTTAGGGAATAACGAAGCATTACG ATCAATATCAGACAAATTTAATGTTTGTACATCAACGTCATGGCGAATTGTTTCCAACGTGTGCAATGCCATACTTAAATTGAATGAAGATACACATATAATTAAGTGGCCAAATCGAAAAGAAGCTGAAAATACTTCCAAACATTACTGTgatatttacaatttacaag gcGTTATAGGATGTATAGGCAGTTGTCTTATTAAAACCAGAGCCCCACTTACTTCTAagaattcatataaaaataaagatcgAACTCACTCTATTCCGCTACAAGCAgcctcaaatgaaaaaatggaatttatatATTACTATGTGGGCGAGTGTGGTTCTTTGGATATTGCTTCATTAATGGAAAAATCTGAATTGGAGTACCAAATAAACTCAG GTACGTATAAAATAACTAAGGATCAGCATTTATTAGGTGATAGCGCTTATCAGCCAAGGACTTGGTTAATAACTCCGTATCAAGAAAATGAAGGTGTCGAATTGACCGATGGGCAAACATTTTTCAACACAATGCACTCCGAATGCCTCGGAGACATTAATCGTTCTTTCGTTCTACTCAAAGAACGATTTCAACGGCTTCACTACATAGATAGCCTAACGTCttctacaataaaaaaattcattgccGTTTGTTGCATTTTGCATAATATCTGTCTGAAAAACAGCGATATTTCAGAAGAAGGCATAGAATATCAAGTTGATGAGTATGAAAATGTATCGCACAGAAACAAGTATGAAACGGAAGCAGTAACTTGTAAAAGAGACTTACTAatgaatttattatatgaataa
- the LOC120767872 gene encoding uncharacterized protein LOC120767872 → MDEFSEQLICKVQTHPYLYDDQHKEYKNLNAKEQTWRKIGEELKMSPIKVKARWKNLRDSYVKYKNQLNKVKDTAEQEALNNRYLKVRYLTFLDETLARRSLSHVHVKPESSAPSPPMKRATSYDNDVRNNKKAKMERVKKKSSNKIRSTLNALTTKRRHEKPYKKEAQPIEESTPLVHNAKVESFNISPENCLEISTTNGMATKDGTDSGTKSNYADLMSNHFEEKRQCQAQIVSGGSDAVDHLFSSYAHTFRTLPLRQQVNIKVEMAKLFAIAEIESLP, encoded by the exons ATGGATGAATTTAGTGAACAGTTAATTTGTAAAGTGCAGACGCATCCCTACCTTTATGATGACCAACATAAAGAATACAAAAACCTAAACGCCAAGGAGCAAACATGGAGGAAAATTGGAGAGGAATTAAAAATGTCGC ctaTTAAAGTTAAGGCAAGATGGAAGAATTTACGAGACTCCTACGTTAAGTACAAAAATCAACTGAATAAAGTTAAGGACACCGCCGAACAGGAAGCTCTCAATAATCGCTATTTGAAAGTTCGATACTTAACATTCTTAGATGAAACCTTAGCTCGACGTTCACTGTCCCATGTACATGTAAAACCCGAAAGCAGCGCCCCATCGCCACCCATGAAACGAGCGACTAGTTATGATAATGACGTACGGAACAATAAAAAGGCCAAAATGGAGAGGGTGAAAAAGaaaagttcaaataaaattCGTTCCACTTTGAATGCTCTAACTACAAAACGGCGTCATGAAAAGCCGTACAAGAAAGAAGCTCAACCAATTGAAGAAAGTACGCCATTGGTACACAATGCAAAAGTAGAAAGCTTTAATATATCACCTGAAAACTGCCTTGAAATTTCCACCACAAACGGCATGGCAACAAAGGACGGTACAGATTCTGGCACTAAATCAAATTACGCTGACTTGATGTCGAATCACTTCGAAGAAAAGCGGCAATGTCAAGCTCAAATTGTGAGCGGGGGAAGCGATGCAGTGGACCATTTGTTTAGCAGCTATGCACATACATTCCGAACTCTACCGTTGCGCCAACAAGTAAACATAAAAGTTGaaatggcaaaacttttcgcCATTGCCGAAATAGAGAGTTTACCGTAG
- the LOC120767870 gene encoding tubulin gamma-1 chain: MPSEIITLQLGQCGNQIGFEFWKRLCLEHGISPSGVLEDFATDGVDRKDVFFYQADDDHYIPRAVLLDLEPRVIHSIMSSPYAKLYNPENVYLSKHGGGAGNNWASGYSQGEKLQEEVFDIIDREADGSDSLEGFVLCHSIAGGTGSGMGSYIMERLSDRFPKKLIQTYSVFPNQDEISDVVVQPYNSLLTLRRLTSCADCVVVLDNTALNRIATDRLHIQNPSFTQINTLVSTIMSVSTTTLRYPSYMNNNLIGLTAPLIPTPQLHFLMTGYTPLTTDNDQTVNVRKTTVLDVMRRLLQPKNMMVSTGPDKTNHHCYISILNIIQGEVDPTQVHKSLQRIRERKLAQFIPWGPASIQVALSRSSPYVQSSHRVSGLMLANHTSICSLFERALGQYDKLKKRGAFLDQFRREDIFKDDLSELDDSRDVVDCLVQEYEAATQSNYLQWSAKKGQEEAH, from the exons ATGCCGAGCGAGATAATTACATTGCAATTGGGCCAATGCGGCAATCAAA TTGGTTTTGAGTTTTGGAAGCGTCTATGCCTCGAACACGGCATATCACCAAGTGGTGTGTTGGAAGATTTTGCTACCGATGGTGTAGATCGCAAAGATGTTTTCTTCTACCAGGCGGATGATGATCATTATATACCCCGGGCTGTGTTATTGGATTTGGAACCACGCGTCATTCATTCTATAATGAGTTCACCATACGCAAAG CTCTATAATCCGGAGAATGTTTATTTATCGAAGCATGGCGGTGGCGCTGGCAATAACTGGGCTTCCGGTTATAGTCAAGGTGAAAAGCTGCAAGAGGAGGTTTTTGATATCATCGATCGGGAAGCAGATGGTAGCGATTCTTTGGAGGGTTTTGTGCTCTGTCACTCAATAGCTGGTGGCACTGGTTCCGGTATGGGTTCTTACATTATGGAACGTTTATCAGATCGTTTTCCAAAAAAGCTGATACAAACATACAGTGTTTTTCCAAATCAGGACGAGATCAGTGATGTTGTCGTACAGCCATATAACTCGTTGTTGACACTGCGTCGGCTAACTAGCTGTGCGGATTGTGTTGTAGTACTCGATAATACGGCACTAAATCGCATTGCTACTGACCGACTACATATACAAAATCCTAGCTTCACACAAATTAACACTTTAGTTTCGACTATTATGTCTGTCAGCACCACAACACTACGTTATCCTTCCTATATGAATAATAATCTGATTGGTTTGACAGCACCTTTGATACCAACACCCCAATTGCATTTCTTAATGACGGGATATACGCCATTGACGACAGATAATGAT CAAACGGTTAATGTACGCAAAACGACAGTGTTGGATGTTATGCGTCgcctattacaaccaaaaaaTATGATGGTATCTACGGGACCTGACAAAACCAACCATCATTGTTATATttccattttgaatataatacaA GGAGAAGTAGACCCTACTCAGGTGCATAAATCACTACAACGTATTCGAGAGCGCAAATTAGCACAGTTTATTCCTTGGGGACCTGCGAGCATACAAGTAGCGCTATCACGTTCATCACCATACGTGCAGAGTAGTCATCGGGTTTCAGGCCTGATGCTTGCTAACCATACCAGTATTTGTTCGCTTTTTGAACGTGCGCTTGGACAATATGATAAACTTAAAAAACGTGGTGCCTTTCTTGATCAATTTAGACGTGAAGATATATTCAAGGATGATTTGTCTGAATTAGACGACTCACGCGATGTTGTCGATTGTTTGGTACAGGAATATGAAGCCGCCACTCAATCAAATTACTTGCAGTGGTCGGCGAAGAAAGGTCAAGAAGAAGCCCATTAA
- the LOC120767873 gene encoding uncharacterized protein LOC120767873: MAHSETKFQSFKWTKNPTLLLISLINKNYHQLQSGVKKFTFQQIAQEINNRLGTCLAYDQVESKWKGLKRTYIKMKDSEAKLSWEFYDQIHEFLKDDMEINPSVTANSDDVFTTGCETEFDFVEYTIEPESSTFRQTRKRHRSDSDDKYSSAEDVKARVRNISQISIESRKGKVIRNKYDKEDSDARSRPRIADNDRYSKEYGSRRISDDDRNYYKCRGCQRSHSCCESVEDARERRHQEKMKMARKFLAIFEKMVDRM, encoded by the exons ATGGCACATAGCGAAACTAAATTTCAAA GTTTTAAGTGGACCAAAAACCCAACGTTGTTGCTTATTTCTttgataaacaaaaattacCACCAGTTACAAAGTGGCGTAAAGAAATTTACTTTCCAACAAATTGCACAGGAGATTAACAATCGACTTGGGACATGTTTGGCTTATGATCAAGTTGAATCAAAATGGAAAGGGCTGAAGAGAACATACATAAAGATGAAAGATTCAGAAGCAAAATTAAGTTGGGAGTTTTATGACCAAATTCACGAATTTCTTAAAGATGATATGGAGATAAACCCTTCAGTTACTGCAAATTCTGATGATGTTTTTACTACGGGCTGTGAAACAGAGTTTGATTTCGTTGAATACACGATAGAGCCGGAGAGTTCAACTTTTCGACAAACCCGTAAAAGACATCGAAGTGATAGTGATGACAAGTATAGTAGTGCGGAGGATGTTAAAGCTAGAGTTCGTAACATCAGTCAAATTAGTATTGAAAGCCGAAAAGGTAAGGTAATTCGAAATAAATACGATAAAGAAGACAGCGACGCAAGATCAAGACCTAGAATTGCTGATAATGATCGGTATAGTAAAGAATACGGAAGTCGACGAATAAGTGATGATGATCGAAATTATTACAAATGCAGAGGATGTCAAAGATCTCATAGTTGCTGCGAAAGCGTAGAGGATGCAAGGGAAAGACGACATCAAGAAAAGATGAAAATGGCAAGAAAGTTTCtagcaattttcgaaaaaatggtaGATAGAATGTAA